The following DNA comes from Marichromatium purpuratum 984.
GTGCGCCGCGGATCTCGCGGTCGCCGCCCGCGAATCGGCGCGGACACCCCCAGCAGTGAATGTCACTCGAAGCTATAGAAAGGACGCCATGATTTCAACCGCGAATCCACGCGGTTGGTGTGATTTCGCCATCTCTGGAGGGTTGTGCCATGCTCGATCGAGACTCTTTCGCTGTCCCCCACGCACAAGGCCCCTCGAACGGGGTACGTCCTGTTGCCGATGTCGACCGGTTGGTGCTGACGCCGACCGATCCGCGTGGTCGTCCAGGGATGCGGCTGTTGGTCGGTCAACTCACCGAGGCCGGCTTCATCGGTGCGCCGCTGTGGCCGGATCGGTCGATCTACCGGGTCGGCGATGACTTTCTGGCGCTGGTGAGCTTTGCCGGGTGCGCGGTGCGGATCGACCCGACGGGCCAGGGCGAGGGGCCTTGGTGTCGGGTCGGGATCCCGCGCCCGAGCGCGCGGGCACGTCCCTGTCTCGGGCGCAATACTCGTGCGCCGCGCTGTCATGAATGTCGCTCGCGGCTGGAGGATTGGCCGCGTCGGTTGGAGCTGTGGCACAGCCAGCCGCGCAGCGGCTGGCGCTGCGACGGTTGTGGTGTGGTCCGGCCACCCTGGGGCTGGGACTGGGGGCGACGGGGCGGGTTCGGGCGGACCTTCGTGGAGGTCGAGGCAGTGTTCCCCGGCGAGGCGGTGCCGACCCCGGCGCTGCTCGATCTGTTGACTCGGGCCAGTGGCCTGAGCTGGCGCTATTTCTACGTCCAGGGTTGAATCAGTCGCCAGTCGCCAGTCGCCAGTCGCCAGTCGCCAGTCGCCAGTCGCCAGTCGCGGGATTGAACCGCAAAGCCCCAAAGTGCGCTAAGGGGGCGAAGAGGTGCGGCTGAGGCCGGGGTGTGCGTGCGAGTCCATCGGTTTCTGCACCGGCGCCGTCGGCAGGCGCTGACGCTGATGTTGGGGTGCCGAAAGGCGGCAACCCAACCGACGGGACGCCAGCGATCAGCCGCCAGCCGCGACAGACCCCTTGCTCAGAAGGGTGCCTGTCGCGCTCGATGGCGGTGACTCAGGTCCGGGCGTTGAGCCAGTCACCGATCGCCGGGGTGACCTCCTTCTGCGCCTTGCCGCTGACATAGATGCCGATATGACCGCCGGGGAAGGCCAGCTCGGTGTAGTCCTCGCTGCCGACCAGGCCCTTGAGTGCGCGTGAGGCATCCGGTGGCACCAGGTGGTCCTGCAGGGCGTAGATGTTGAGCACCGGGCAGCTGATCCGGGCCAGATCGATCTCGTCCTCGCCGATCCGCACGCCGCCGTTGATGAAGCCGTTGCGCTGGTAGAAGTCCTTGATGAACTGACGGAAGGTCTCGCCGGCCTGATCGGGGCTGTCGAAGATCCACTTCTCCATGCGCAGGAAGTTCTTCACCTTGCGCGGGTCGTCGAGCAGGTCGACCATGTTGATGTATTTCTGCCCGGTCAGGCTGAACGGCTTGAGCGAGAGGAAGGTCCAGTTGAGCAGCTCGCCCGGAATGTTGCCCATGGTGTCGACGGCGAGGTCGACATCGACGTCCTGTACCCAGGCCGAGAGCAGGTTGTCCGGGGTCTGGAAGTTGACCGGGGTGACCATGGTCACCAGGTTGTTGACCTTGTCCTGGTGGAGCGAGGTGTACATCAGGCTGAAGGCGCCGCCCTGGCAGATGCCGAGGATGTTGACGCGGTCGATGTCGTGGGTCTCGCGGATGTGGTCGACGCAGCGGTCGATATAGCCGTTGATGTAGTCGTCGAGGGTCAGCGCGCGATCGGCCTGATCGGGGTAGCCCCAGTCGATCAGGTAGACGTCCTGCCCGGTGGCGAGCAGCCCCTTGATGGTCGAGCGATCCTCCTGGATGTCGGTCATGTAGGGTCGGTTGACCAGGGCGTAGACCACCAGCAGCGGGATCGGCTGGCGCGCCGCGCCCTCGGGCGCTTGGTAGCGGTAGAGGGTCAGCTTGTCCTCCTGATAGACCGCCTCCTTGGGGGTCACGCCGGTATCGATCTCGC
Coding sequences within:
- a CDS encoding class III poly(R)-hydroxyalkanoic acid synthase subunit PhaC gives rise to the protein MIPIDIRPDKLAQEMLDYNRKLGQGMENLISAGEIDTGVTPKEAVYQEDKLTLYRYQAPEGAARQPIPLLVVYALVNRPYMTDIQEDRSTIKGLLATGQDVYLIDWGYPDQADRALTLDDYINGYIDRCVDHIRETHDIDRVNILGICQGGAFSLMYTSLHQDKVNNLVTMVTPVNFQTPDNLLSAWVQDVDVDLAVDTMGNIPGELLNWTFLSLKPFSLTGQKYINMVDLLDDPRKVKNFLRMEKWIFDSPDQAGETFRQFIKDFYQRNGFINGGVRIGEDEIDLARISCPVLNIYALQDHLVPPDASRALKGLVGSEDYTELAFPGGHIGIYVSGKAQKEVTPAIGDWLNART